The following proteins come from a genomic window of Terribacillus aidingensis:
- a CDS encoding Ger(x)C family spore germination protein: protein MKKLLILMLLIQTAVLLSGCFDRKELEEQAYVISIGVDKTESEDVFRFTFEIANPEVGSTVSGPSTPEPPQEVVSVLGTDFLSATNTANVSVAKEISLDQVRVVIVSEKLARSKKFIHLMQTAPSIIDLKLNAQLVISKEKAEKFIRTTKPKLESRPHKYFQYMLDRAKETGVIPDAPLVRFFQITEGDADLFIAPFATTKKDPKEEYGAEDNYKAGEANIKGGNATQFIGSAVFKEGQMIDTLTGEETRFSLMLDTTLPQQDIIASYTDPLSPGFDLSARVQADKVKVKIDYKPTGKTNIDVYVSLHMNIFAVPSTRNYMINSKNRDILHDSLQKQLQEEGEKFIKKTQEKYKLEPFYWSLHIRNKFLTIKDYEKADWSNKIYPNANVRLHVKVRSLEFGKLLRESDLRKVRD from the coding sequence ATGAAGAAATTACTCATATTGATGCTGCTTATACAGACGGCTGTCCTTTTGAGTGGCTGCTTTGACCGTAAAGAATTAGAAGAACAGGCATACGTCATCAGTATTGGGGTTGATAAGACAGAGAGTGAAGATGTATTCCGTTTCACATTTGAAATTGCCAACCCTGAAGTAGGCAGTACTGTTTCAGGTCCTTCTACCCCAGAGCCACCCCAAGAGGTAGTCAGTGTTTTAGGTACCGACTTTCTTTCTGCTACGAATACTGCCAATGTATCGGTTGCAAAAGAAATTTCGCTGGATCAAGTGCGTGTTGTAATTGTTTCCGAAAAACTGGCTCGTTCCAAAAAGTTTATCCATTTGATGCAAACGGCACCAAGCATTATTGATTTGAAACTTAATGCACAGTTGGTTATCAGTAAGGAGAAGGCTGAGAAATTTATAAGAACTACTAAACCAAAACTGGAGTCCCGCCCGCACAAGTATTTTCAATATATGCTTGATCGTGCCAAAGAAACAGGCGTTATTCCAGATGCACCATTGGTCCGGTTCTTCCAGATTACCGAAGGCGATGCAGATCTCTTTATTGCACCATTTGCTACTACGAAAAAAGATCCTAAAGAAGAGTACGGTGCAGAAGACAATTACAAAGCTGGTGAAGCAAACATAAAAGGAGGAAACGCTACCCAGTTCATTGGATCAGCAGTGTTTAAGGAAGGCCAGATGATTGATACATTGACAGGGGAAGAGACACGCTTCTCCTTGATGCTGGATACAACGCTGCCCCAGCAAGATATTATAGCGAGTTACACAGATCCATTAAGTCCTGGTTTCGATTTGTCAGCTCGTGTACAAGCGGACAAAGTAAAAGTAAAGATTGACTACAAGCCTACAGGCAAGACAAATATCGATGTGTATGTAAGTCTGCATATGAATATCTTTGCAGTACCAAGCACTCGAAATTATATGATCAATTCGAAAAACAGGGACATCCTGCATGATTCGCTGCAGAAACAATTGCAAGAAGAAGGAGAAAAATTCATCAAGAAAACACAGGAGAAATATAAGCTGGAACCCTTCTACTGGTCCCTGCACATTAGAAACAAGTTCCTTACGATCAAGGACTATGAAAAGGCAGACTGGTCGAACAAGATTTATCCGAATGCCAATGTGAGGTTGCATGTTAAGGTTAGAAGCCTGGAGTTTGGTAAGTTATTGCGGGAATCGGATTTAAGGAAGGTGCGGGATTGA
- a CDS encoding GerAB/ArcD/ProY family transporter encodes MMELNKKPLRIRELTAMIFMIIGLKGGDTTPALFADQAQNAIWIVPIISFLFLLGPFLILMHLLKKYKKYNLIELIFHLIGKKAGTLLALLLFICGFIAMFTDMRNVMEEINYLYFPNSPTLVIYVIFLTVCILVANKGLETIGSLAWALLPIIIVTIIAVIFVDLKEAVLVRIFPLFGGGVGTVIFEGISKSAAFLEIFLITIAYQSFHQTKYFHSGIYLGGSLSFMLIVSFYAVYTMLFDYNSINNIAFLYQEATEIVALGHFFTNISTLFMVGWMFSNFLRFIIFLYLICWIFGAIFEIKRFEGLLLPIGFIAMILSLIPPSFVVNEMFFREKSLQIMTPLFFLFPFLLWAASYWKDRKT; translated from the coding sequence ATGATGGAGCTCAATAAAAAACCATTACGGATTCGTGAGCTTACAGCGATGATTTTCATGATAATTGGCCTAAAAGGTGGTGATACCACGCCAGCTCTCTTCGCTGATCAAGCTCAGAATGCCATATGGATCGTTCCGATCATCTCCTTCCTCTTTCTATTAGGTCCGTTCCTGATTCTCATGCACCTTCTTAAAAAATATAAAAAATATAATTTGATTGAGCTCATCTTCCATCTGATTGGAAAGAAGGCAGGAACCTTGCTTGCCTTATTGCTATTCATCTGTGGTTTCATCGCCATGTTTACTGACATGCGTAATGTCATGGAAGAAATCAACTATCTTTATTTCCCGAATTCTCCAACACTCGTCATTTACGTTATCTTCCTCACTGTATGTATACTAGTTGCTAACAAAGGGTTGGAAACGATAGGCAGCTTGGCTTGGGCACTGCTTCCGATAATTATTGTCACAATCATTGCAGTGATATTCGTGGACTTGAAAGAAGCTGTACTGGTACGCATTTTCCCTCTATTCGGAGGAGGAGTAGGTACTGTTATTTTCGAGGGTATCTCCAAATCAGCTGCCTTTTTAGAGATATTTTTAATAACGATTGCGTATCAGTCCTTTCACCAAACAAAATACTTTCACAGCGGTATTTATTTAGGAGGAAGTCTTTCTTTTATGCTCATCGTCTCCTTTTATGCCGTGTATACGATGCTGTTTGATTATAACTCAATCAATAATATTGCTTTTCTCTATCAAGAAGCGACGGAAATCGTAGCTCTTGGACATTTCTTCACGAATATCAGCACGCTTTTTATGGTCGGCTGGATGTTCTCAAACTTCTTGCGATTTATAATCTTCCTTTATTTGATATGCTGGATTTTTGGAGCAATCTTTGAAATTAAACGGTTTGAAGGATTGCTGCTGCCTATCGGATTCATTGCCATGATACTTTCACTAATTCCGCCTAGTTTTGTTGTAAATGAGATGTTTTTCAGAGAAAAAAGTCTGCAAATTATGACGCCCCTCTTCTTCCTTTTTCCTTTTCTGTTATGGGCAGCATCTTACTGGAAGGATAGAAAAACATGA
- a CDS encoding spore germination protein — MFPWQKKKTEAVEKRKTTKISRSLKENVTYLEEQYLYGTNFDFNSKELRGSTGRYHLFYYSTIIDTKQLNEHIVTPLLETKRDIPVPRIVTLSSLSSVKNMDEVEKGLSTGCVIIFKEGMSEAFKAKIDDFKHRPVEKPENEKTIKGPKESFTESLPVNISIFRKQIPSKDLIIENISVGTRPEMPVSLVYARDLVNEEILENVKQRIKKITAGNIRNIEILEQFLEERPASLFPTMLYTERPDNAGNYIMEGYVAIIMENSSSCLIAPITIWSFFHSPEDRYLRWAFGNFSRLVRAIAYFITLFVSASYVAITNYHSQLIPIDLLLAIAASRERVPLPIVFEILLMEVAFELIREAGIRIPSPLGPTIGIVGALILGQAAVEANIVSPIVVIIVALSGLSSFAAANYSINHTLRISRFLFIVAASMYGLLSLLGAILLWVAYVVSINSFGVSYFSPATPSNRSPRDTFFRMILKKEKWRPGFLNPKDWDKQ, encoded by the coding sequence ATGTTTCCTTGGCAGAAAAAGAAGACAGAAGCAGTGGAGAAGCGGAAAACCACTAAGATATCCAGAAGCTTGAAAGAGAATGTGACCTATCTTGAAGAACAATATTTATATGGAACTAACTTTGATTTCAACTCTAAGGAACTTCGAGGATCAACTGGGAGATACCACCTATTCTACTATTCCACAATTATTGATACGAAACAGTTAAACGAGCATATCGTGACACCTTTGCTTGAAACAAAAAGGGATATTCCGGTGCCACGGATCGTTACATTATCCAGTCTAAGTTCTGTGAAGAATATGGATGAAGTGGAGAAAGGCCTTAGCACGGGCTGCGTCATCATTTTCAAAGAAGGAATGAGCGAAGCATTCAAAGCAAAAATCGATGACTTTAAACACCGCCCCGTGGAAAAGCCTGAGAATGAGAAGACCATTAAGGGACCAAAAGAATCCTTTACGGAGTCTTTGCCAGTGAACATATCTATCTTTCGAAAGCAGATACCTTCCAAAGATCTGATTATCGAAAATATCAGCGTCGGTACAAGACCCGAAATGCCTGTATCTTTAGTTTATGCACGTGATCTAGTTAACGAGGAAATACTTGAGAATGTCAAACAGCGTATCAAGAAGATTACAGCCGGCAATATCCGAAATATTGAGATATTAGAGCAGTTTCTCGAGGAAAGACCCGCCTCCCTGTTTCCTACGATGCTATATACAGAACGTCCAGACAATGCAGGTAACTATATTATGGAAGGCTATGTGGCAATTATTATGGAGAATTCTTCCTCTTGTCTGATCGCCCCTATCACTATCTGGTCTTTCTTCCATTCACCAGAGGATAGGTATTTGAGATGGGCTTTTGGAAACTTTAGCCGACTAGTACGCGCTATCGCATATTTCATTACATTATTTGTTTCTGCAAGTTATGTAGCTATTACGAATTATCACAGCCAGCTTATCCCGATTGATTTGCTGCTAGCTATAGCAGCAAGCAGAGAACGAGTTCCGCTGCCAATTGTATTCGAAATCCTGTTAATGGAAGTAGCGTTTGAATTAATCAGGGAAGCAGGGATTCGCATCCCTTCCCCGCTCGGACCAACTATCGGAATTGTTGGAGCATTGATTCTCGGTCAAGCGGCAGTAGAAGCAAATATTGTCAGTCCTATAGTCGTTATCATCGTGGCTTTAAGCGGATTGTCCTCGTTTGCCGCCGCTAACTACAGTATCAATCATACATTGCGAATTTCCCGCTTTCTTTTCATTGTTGCTGCCAGTATGTATGGACTGCTTAGCCTTTTAGGAGCAATATTGCTTTGGGTAGCGTATGTCGTTTCCATCAATTCCTTTGGTGTCAGCTATTTCTCACCTGCTACCCCATCAAACCGATCACCAAGGGACACGTTCTTCCGCATGATACTAAAAAAAGAAAAATGGAGACCTGGATTCCTGAATCCGAAAGACTGGGATAAACAATGA
- a CDS encoding N-acetylmuramoyl-L-alanine amidase has translation MVKIYVDPGHGGSDPGATANGIQEKNIVLAIGTSIRNILELEYENAEVRMSRTGDTFPSLTQRTNDANAWGADFFLSIHVNAGGGTGYEDFIYSTLSDSSETGVMRARIHEEVMKLNGMADRGRKKANFHVLRETNMPAVLTENGFIDNSADAAKMKSNSWIQNVARGHVNGLEKALGLTKKADSGSTFLIRVKVASLYYYDAPDWNARAGTVSQGEVFTVVETLTVDGSTMYKLKSGNYITANPQYVELV, from the coding sequence ATGGTGAAAATCTATGTAGATCCAGGTCATGGAGGGTCAGATCCGGGAGCAACAGCAAATGGAATCCAGGAGAAAAATATCGTGTTGGCAATTGGGACATCAATTCGTAATATCCTAGAGCTGGAGTATGAAAATGCAGAGGTTCGTATGTCTCGCACCGGGGATACGTTCCCGTCCCTTACCCAGCGTACGAATGATGCAAATGCATGGGGAGCTGATTTCTTCCTCAGTATTCATGTCAATGCTGGCGGAGGGACAGGATATGAGGATTTCATCTATTCCACTCTTTCGGACAGCTCTGAAACTGGCGTAATGCGGGCACGAATTCATGAGGAAGTAATGAAGCTGAATGGAATGGCGGATCGCGGCAGGAAAAAGGCGAACTTCCATGTACTTCGGGAAACAAATATGCCTGCTGTCCTGACAGAAAATGGCTTTATTGATAATAGTGCTGATGCGGCGAAGATGAAATCGAATTCTTGGATTCAGAATGTAGCGAGAGGACATGTCAATGGCTTGGAAAAAGCACTTGGTCTAACGAAGAAGGCAGATTCTGGTTCCACTTTCTTAATCCGAGTAAAGGTAGCATCGCTATACTACTATGATGCACCGGATTGGAATGCACGCGCAGGTACAGTGAGCCAAGGGGAAGTGTTCACCGTAGTGGAGACACTGACAGTCGATGGCTCCACGATGTATAAGCTGAAGAGCGGGAACTATATTACAGCGAATCCTCAATATGTAGAACTTGTCTAA
- a CDS encoding CsbD family protein translates to MAENKQSLSDKVKGAVSKTKGEAKNQIGNAKNDKGMQADGKKDKAKGNLQDTAGKLKENYDRH, encoded by the coding sequence ATGGCTGAAAACAAACAAAGTCTAAGCGACAAAGTAAAAGGTGCCGTATCAAAAACAAAAGGTGAAGCAAAAAATCAAATCGGTAACGCAAAAAATGATAAAGGCATGCAAGCAGACGGCAAGAAAGACAAAGCAAAAGGAAATCTTCAAGATACTGCTGGTAAACTAAAAGAGAATTATGACCGTCACTAA